Genomic DNA from Candidatus Omnitrophota bacterium:
CACTCATAAGTGTGGGCGTCAAGCTTTTACCCCTCCATCCCATAAGTTATCCGAGAGCGAAAGGGGCCTGACCCAAATGGGATCAGATTTCTTAAACAACATAGAACGGCCTAAAAAAAGACCGTTCTATGGCCTCCGCAGAAACCTAAAATGCAAAAATTCTCGGCCCCTGATGGGACCGAGAGTTTTGCACATGGTTGCGGGGGGCCATTGCGTTCGCCCTTCGGGCGAAGGAATGGTTGCTATTCTCAATACTCACTAAGGTAGCAACCATTGGAACGGCCCTTTCTAAATTTTCATAACATTCAGCGGCCGTTCGAATCGGCCCCATAAATAATTTAAGCCAGGCCCATAAGGACCTGGCTTAAATTGGTTGCGGGGGGCCGATTTGAACGGCCGACCTTCAGGTTATGCGTACCAGCTACGGTTTTCACCGCCCCTGATCTTTGACGACCAGGATTTGTGGTCTGGACTATACCTTCACCCTTCCGGTTTCCCGGAGAGGGTGCCTGCCGTCTAGTCTCTACACCTTTCCGGCTTCGCTGAATTGCTTTCGCGTTCAGCTTCGCCGGACTTGGCTCGGTATTCCCGGCCTGCCTACCGACAGGCAGGTTAAGGGTTCACCGAATTTGACAGGAGTCACTGGTTTGTTTCCAAACCAGCAGCCCAACTTGAGCCTGACGAGCTCCCAGACTGCTCCACCCCGCGATCTATGTCCAAGAAAAAATTCTTTAATTGCTTCTTTAAATATCTGTGTCCTGAGCCGCTTTTAAGAAATTTTTCCCGGCCCAAAGCGTCTTTCTTGTTCAAATACGACTCGCAATATATCAGCTGAAAAGGGCTTCTGTGCCTCGTTGACTCAACCTTGCCACCATTGTGCTCATCCAGCCTTCTGCTAATATCTTCCGTAAAACCAATATACAGTTTTCTATCTTTCTCACTCAACAGTATATAAACTTGATACATACCGTCTCAAAAACGCTCCCACGTAAAATGACTTCGTCATCACGTGGTCCCGTGGCCCGTTTTTAAAATCTTCAAAGGAACGGGCTTTACGGGACACCCCGCGATATGAGTGCTACCTCTAAACTATAAAACTCTTGCAGAGCAGCACGAATAATCCCCGGTGGTGTTGCCGGGGATATGATATCTACCGCTAACCTAAAAAATTCTTTTAGCAAAGAACGAAATAGCCCCCGGCGCCTTCGCCGAGGATTACTACTATACTACAAAATTCCCGCAAAACGAAATTTATTATTCTCCGGCGACATTACCGGGGATTTTCTTCTTCATTCGCCGGCATGGTCGTGATCCTGGCTACGACTTCGCCGTCTTTGACCAGGCCCATCTTCTGGCGCGCGATCTTTTCCAGATACACCGGGTCGGTCTCCAGGAGAAGGCGCTCTTTCTTCAGGCGCTGGTTCTCTTCTTTTAAATTCAGGATCTCCTGGGCGTAATCGGTGTTCCGGGTCTTGAGGTCCTGCATCTGGGTATACGACGGAAGAAAGAGCAGAAAAACCGCGATCGTGAATATGAAAAGCCAGATGCCGTTTTTAATCATATCTTTAATGCTGGAGGATGGAAGTTTGAGAATGGAAGATGAAAAGTTTTCATCCTCCCGCCTCTCACTTTTTGGTGTTCACCAGCAAACAAAAAGATCAAACAAATACTTTTAGCGAATCTTGCCCCACAGCCCTCGTTTTTCTAAAAAATTGACGGTAACGAGGGTCAACGGTTACGCCGTTGTGTTCGAATTCAACCTGCCCCAATGCAGCGCAAATTTTTAGCGAATCTTGCCCCACAGAGGCCCGGCATAAACGGCTTTGCTGCCGAGTTCTTCTTCGATCCTCAAAAGTTCGTTGTACTTGGCCAGGCGGTCGGTCCTGGACAGGGAACCGGTCTTGATCTGGCCGACACCGGTGGCCACAGCGAGGTGGCTGATGGTGGTGTCTTCGGTCTCGCCGGAGCGGTGCGAAATGACGGAGGTATACTTGCTCTCTTTGGCGAGATTGATGGTGTCCAGGGTCTCGGACAAACTGCCGATCTGGTTGACCTTCACCAGGATCGAATTGGCGATGCCCTTCTTGATGCCTTCCTGCAATTTCTTGACGTTGGTGACGAACAGATCGTCGCCTACGAGCTGGACGTTGGTGACGACGGCGTCGGTGAGCTTCTTCCAGCCGTTCCAGTCGTTTTCCCCCAGCCCGTCTTCGATGGAGATAATCGGGTATTGCTTGATCATGTCCTTGTAGACGGAAATCATGTCTTCGGCGGTGACCTGCTCGCCGTTATAGCCGTATTTGCCGTCCTTATAAAACGAGGACGCGGCCGCGTCCAGCGCGATGAAGATGTCTTTGCCCGCCTTGTAGCCGGCTTTTTCGATGGCTTCGATGATGAGCAGGATGGCTTCTTCGTTGCGGGACAGGTTCGGGGCGAAACCGCCTTCGTCGCCCACGGAGGTGGAAAGTTTTTTGTCGTGAAGGATCTTCTTGAGGTTATGGAAAACTTCGGCGGCCATGCGCAGGGCTTCGCTGAAGGTCGGCGCGCCTGTGGGCACGATCATGAATTCCTGGATGTCGAGGT
This window encodes:
- a CDS encoding GIY-YIG nuclease family protein, giving the protein MYQVYILLSEKDRKLYIGFTEDISRRLDEHNGGKVESTRHRSPFQLIYCESYLNKKDALGREKFLKSGSGHRYLKKQLKNFFLDIDRGVEQSGSSSGSSWAAGLETNQ
- a CDS encoding septum formation initiator family protein — translated: MIKNGIWLFIFTIAVFLLFLPSYTQMQDLKTRNTDYAQEILNLKEENQRLKKERLLLETDPVYLEKIARQKMGLVKDGEVVARITTMPANEEENPR
- the eno gene encoding phosphopyruvate hydratase: MAQITRVHARQILDSRGQPTVEVEVGLSTGTIGRAAVPSGASTGTHEAVELRDGEPSVYGGRGVLKAVANVEDELFGALVGLEADDQSTVDRTMTELDGTPNKGRLGANAILGCSLAVAQAAATDAGLPLFRYIGGARAHRMPVPHMNILNGGVHADNNLDIQEFMIVPTGAPTFSEALRMAAEVFHNLKKILHDKKLSTSVGDEGGFAPNLSRNEEAILLIIEAIEKAGYKAGKDIFIALDAAASSFYKDGKYGYNGEQVTAEDMISVYKDMIKQYPIISIEDGLGENDWNGWKKLTDAVVTNVQLVGDDLFVTNVKKLQEGIKKGIANSILVKVNQIGSLSETLDTINLAKESKYTSVISHRSGETEDTTISHLAVATGVGQIKTGSLSRTDRLAKYNELLRIEEELGSKAVYAGPLWGKIR